A genomic region of Arachis stenosperma cultivar V10309 chromosome 9, arast.V10309.gnm1.PFL2, whole genome shotgun sequence contains the following coding sequences:
- the LOC130950074 gene encoding putative F-box/LRR-repeat protein At5g54820: protein MAEKETDKLSSLPEDILLYILSSLPFKEAAKTCILSKKWLKLWQSTNTVNNDELEWKNEEACGAVEVAQRKAFKNFFKIWITLQKHHHLHHKFTLKVFPPPNCGDIVGAGVDFAVLDGVKDLELDFLEHTEECYGHASVEFPRSVYENKKLHQKLESLELYSCSLAPGNLTKFEALNDVTLSSIQLTMESVKTLLSTCPWMESLSLKYCWDLESFDIDKLNLKKLVVHECLFGWNYIRFEAPNLKVFKYCGLPPESEVKVVAGTIEEADLDLSPMDEFFACGNELRKFIRDFFAVNVLTVCSVILQQYEARYYTDESWKRFIVPICFQRSLREVEVNGFKGTRGQFDVCSHLIRSTLILRKLSVNVLNDDDPARVVRRRSIGWQLHRISKASSDLVIIIR from the exons ATGGCGGAAAAAGAAACTGACAAACTTTCTTCATTGCCCGAAGACATTCTTCTCTACATTCTTTCCTCGCTTCCTTTCAAAGAAGCAGCGAAAACATGTATCCTCTCCAAGAAGTGGCTGAAGCTGTGGCAATCTACCAACACAGTCAACAACGACGAACTTGAATGGAAGAATGAAGAAGCTTGTGGAGCCGTTGAAGTAGCGCAAAGGAAGGCTTTCAAGAACTTCTTCAAGATCTGGATCACATTGCAGAAGCACCACCATCTCCACCACAAATTCACCCTCAAGGTTTTTCCTCCTCCTAACTGCGGCGACATTGTCGGAGCCGGCGTCGATTTCGCCGTACTGGACGGCGTCAAAGATTTGGAACTCGATTTCTTGGAACATACTGAAGAGTGCTACGGTCATGCCTCGGTTGAATTTCCGAGAAGCGTTTACGAGAACAAGAAACTGCACCAAAAACTGGAGAGTTTGGAACTTTACTCGTGCAGTTTGGCGCCTGGAAACTTGACCAAGTTTGAGGCACTGAATGATGTGACTCTTTCTTCGATTCAGTTGACAATGGAATCGGTTAAGACGCTGCTATCGACTTGCCCTTGGATGGAGAGTCTGAGCCTGAAGTACTGTTGGGATCTTGAATCCTTTGATATAGATAAATTGAATCTGAAGAAGTTGGTGGTTCATGAGTGCCTATTTGGTTGGAATTATATTCGTTTTGAGGCGCCAAATCTGAAGGTTTTCAAGTACTGCGGATTGCCGCCGGAGTCTGAAGTGAAGGTGGTAGCTGGTACCATAGAGGAGGCAGATCTTGATTTAAGCCCCATGGATGAGTTCTTTGCATGTGGCAACGAACTTCGGAAATTTATTCGAGATTTCTTTGCTGTCAATGTTCTTACGGTTTGCAGCGTCATTCTTCAG CAATATGAAGCCCGTTATTATACCGATGAATCCTGGAAAAGGTTCATAGTGCCGATTTGCTTCCAAAGAAGCCTCAGGGAAGTGGAAGTGAATGGGTTTAAAGGAACACGCGGCCAATTTGATGTATGCTCCCATTTGATCCGCTCTACTTTAATTTTGCGGAAGCTCAGCGTCAATGTTTTGAATGATGATGACCCTGCCAGGGTGGTGAGGCGTCGTAGTATCGGATGGCAATTGCACCGTATTTCAAAGGCTTCAAGTGATTTGGTGATAATAATTCGTTGA
- the LOC130950075 gene encoding protein FAR1-RELATED SEQUENCE 5-like encodes MSNEDCVDDTNNVDEFHGNLENPLRNDDELLDDDIFMDANLANAEVGASEPNEGAHFDQLDESYKIDGWKDIRKTEFLNIVDVDIKRYHFSDLGVAFDFYNAFAKSREFSGRKSKTRKHNGIINRQNFVCCREGFRRKKADNTQTRKQEPRAKTRCGCMAKVQVSFDVVSGRWIVSKFSDLHNHDLLPPIFIAMLPGHRKIPAADIEQINIMRKGGLGTAHIFAALSSQSGGHHNVPFLPRDLYNQVAQQRRRLKGDASAALQFLRKRKSIDPVMVIRYEVDRLHSIKNLFWCDGISQMDYQLFGDVLAFDATYKKNKYHCPLVIFSGVNNHNRTVVFAAALVCDESEQTYIWLLKNLLEAMKGKAPISVITDGALSMKNAIEKVFPNAHHRLCAWHLIRNATSNVGNPRFTSQFRKCMLGDYEVGVFRSKWDRMVEEFDVQDKQWIIDMYDNRHSWATAHIRGKFFAGFRTTSRCEGLHSVIAKYVKSRYNLRDFVEHFDRCVAYIRFKDSLADFECAYGVPVMQTHLLTLEKSAANLYTREVFFLFRPIIIRSGSMKVLDCIDVGSYMLYTVVKLVATLSAGKDDRFRSMRDWAINTVDKMKADNIASAITSSSTISATYTDPRDPPIRRRAKDRAGQ; translated from the exons ATGTCTAATGAG GATTGTGTAGATGACACCAATAATGTTGACGAGTTTCACGGGAATTTGGAGAATCCCTTGAGAAACGATGATGAGCTCCTGGACGACGATATCTTCATGGATGCTAACTTGGCAAATGCAGAAGTTGGTGCTTCTGAACCCAATGAAGGTGCCCATTTTGATCAATTGGATGAATCTTATAAGATTGACGGGTGGAAGGACATAAGAAAGACTGAGTTCTTGAATATTGTAGATGTTGATATAAAAAGATATCATTTCAGTGATCTAGGAGTGGCTTTTGATTTCTACAATGCATTTGCCAAGTCAAGGGAATTTAGTGGTCGAAAAAGTAAGACGCGAAAGCACAATGGGATAATCAATCGACAGAATTTTGTTTGTTGTCGCGAGGGCTTCCGACGAAAAAAGGCAGATAATACGCAGACCAGAAAACAAGAGCCTAGAGCTAAAACTAGGTGTGGCTGTATGGCAAAGGTTCAGGTGTCATTTGATGTTGTTAGTGGTCGCTGGattgtttcaaaattttctgATTTGCATAATCACGACCTTCTTCCTCCAATTTTTATTGCAATGCTTCCTGGTCACAGAAAAATACCTGCTGCAGACATTGAGCAAATAAATATAATGAGGAAAGGTGGATTAGGCACTGCACATATTTTTGCAGCACTCTCAAGCCAATCTGGTGGTCACCACAATGTTCCCTTTTTGCCCAGGGACTTGTACAATCAAGTCGCACAGCAACGTCGACGATTGAAGGGTGATGCTAGTGCAGCTCTTCAATTTTTGAGGAAGAGGAAGTCCATTGATCCTGTCATGGTTATAAGATATGAGGTTGATAGGCTTCACTCGataaagaatttattttggtgtgaTGGAATAAGCCAAATGGATTATCAATTGTTTGGTGATGTATTGGCTTTTGACGCTACTTACAAGAAGAACAAATATCATTGTCCGCTTGTCATTTTTTCGGGTGTTAATAACCATAATCGCACAGTTGTCTTTGCGGCCGCTCTTGTGTGTGATGAGTCGGAGCAAACATATATTTGGTTGTTAAAAAATTTGCTAGAAGCAATGAAAGGGAAGGCCCCAATTTCAGTTATCACAGATGGTGCCCTTTCAATGAAAAATGCAATCGAAAAAGTTTTTCCTAATGCACATCATCGCCTATGTGCTTGGCACCTTATTCGCAATGCCACGAGTAATGTAGGTAATCCTAGGTTCACATCGCAGTTTAGGAAGTGCATGCTGGGTGATTACGAGGTTGGTGTATTTCGTAGTAAGTGGGATCGGATGGTTGAAGAGTTTGATGTGCAGGACAAGCAATGGATAATTGACATGTATGATAACCGTCATAGTTGGGCAACGGCACATATCCGTGGGAAGTTCTTTGCTGGATTTAGGACCACTTCTCGATGTGAGGGGTTGCACTCAGTTATTGCAAAGTATGTCAAATCTAGGTATAATTTAAGAGATTTTGTAGAGCACTTTGATAGATGTGTTGCCTACATTCGTTTCAAAGATAGTCTAGCAGACTTTGAATGTGCATATGGAGTACCCGTGATGCAAACTCATTTATTGACATTGGAGAAGTCCGCAGCTAATTTATATACAAGAGAGGTATTTTTTCTATTTCGCCCTATTATTATAAGGTCTGGTTCAATGAAAGTGTTAGATTGCATTGATGTTGGTTCTTATATGTTATACACGGTGGTTAA ATTGGTGGCTACACTATCAGCAGGTAAAGATGATAGGTTCAGGAGCATGAGGGATTGGGCGATAAACACAGTGGATAAAATGAAAGCTGATAATATTGCTAGTGCAATTACTTCTAGTAGTACAATTTCTGCCACTTATACAGATCCTCGTGACCCCCCAATTCGTAGAAGAGCCAAGGATCGTGCCGGACAATGA